CGGCATCCCGGGCACAGACGGCCTTCAGGACCGGCTGGTACTCCAGGTTGAAAAAGTTGTTGACTCGGCGATACGCATTCGAATGGGCCTTGCCCATGAAGCCATAGCCGATCATGCCAATATTGAGAGGTTTGGGCATGGAAGATTTCCTTGAAAGACAATTGCCTGGGAGAGCCTGGAATCACCGACGAACGGACGCTAGCTTAACGTCAATTCCAGCCGAGGGAAATGATGGGGATTGTCGCACGCGCCAGCCGATATCCAGCTGATTTTCGCGCCCAGACTTGGCCGGCGACGAGCCTATCATTCCGTTCGGCGCGATTGCCCTCCGTGACACGAGACCGGCTGAATCGCGCGCAAGAAATGTCTCAACGGACCGAATAGATTTTGAACCCAAACCGGAGAGTATGATGGCGGACATTTCCACCAACAGCCAAGTCTCGCTCGGGTGCGGCACACTGATCATCATCGCCCTGATCGTAATGTTCTTCTCCGGCGGGCGCGACACGAAAGACATGCGCACGCAGTTGGAGGCAATGAATCAGAAGCTGGATCGGCTGGAGAAGAAGATCGATGACCTGGCGGGGAAGGTAGGGCAAGAACGCGCCGAGAAGAGGTAGTGTTCCTAACTACGACCTTTTACATGTCGACAGGAACAGCGCGGGTGCCTGGGGCAGAGGTACAGCACGCGCGAAAGCCATGGTCCAAGAAGCTGGGGCTTCGTCTAACTCGTAAACAGAGCGCCACAATGCCCCAGCCGGTTTGACGTGGGTGCTTTAATCCTTCGCCTCAGCCCCAGGCGCCCCACTTAGCGGAAATGCAGAGCACGAGAGAACGCCAATGAGGCGATCGCAGTAGACGTCTATTCCACCCAACCATGCGCGTCCCGCACTTTCACCATCGCTCCCAGGATCGAGTTCCACGTCTCCGGTTTCATCATCACCGCGTTCGGGAACATGCAGCCGTCCCAGCAGATGTGGCGGAACTTTTTCGTGAGTTGGCCTTGTTCGTCGCGGAGCCAGTGGCCGGCGTGTTTGGCGATGTCGAGTTTGCCATTCGGGTCGTCGGCCAGGCAGTGACGGCCCGTCTTGTCGTGGGATCCGGTGCCGTGGACCGTGGCGTCGTTCTGGGCGACATGGAAATCGATCGTCCAAGGTCGCAGTGCCGCGGTGAGTTGCTTGAGGGCGTCGTCGAGCTTCGCGCCGTCTTTCCAATCGTAGTTCGCCGGCAGGATCGCGTCCTCGGGCGCGTTGTAGCCGAGCGTGTAGAGGAGCGTGTGCGCCATGTCGGCCTGAAAGCCGAGCGTCTTCGGGCGATCGACCAGCTCCAGCAGTTGCACCATCCGCCGCCAACTGTGCATACCGCCCCAGCAGATTTCCCCTTCGGCCGCGAGGCGCTCGCCATGTTCGTCGGCGATCTTGCAGGCCTGACGGAACGTCTCGGCGATCTTCTGTTGATTGCCTTCCGGATCGCCGACCCAATCGCCGACGCCGCTCGCGGAGTCGATCCGCACCACGCCGTACGGACGAATCCCCAACTCGCGCAGGTACCGCGCGATGCGGCAGCCTTTTTCCACCTGCTGGAGGAATTGCGTCCGCCCGGCGCCTACGTCCATTGCGGACCCGCCGCCGGTGGGCGGCCAGACCGGCGCGACGACCGAGCCGATCACCAACTTGTGCGCGCGAACTTTGTCGGCGAGCCGTTTCAAATCGTCGTCCGAGGCGTCGATGTCGACATGCGGCGCGAACAGAAACAGATCGACGCCATCAAACTTGACGCCATCCACTTCGGCCGCCGCGGTGAGCGCCAACATGGTGTCGAGATCAATCGCCGGCTCAGAATCAGGACCTTTGCCAACAACGCCCGGCCAGGCGGCGTTGTGAAGCTTGGGGAAGGTATTGGTGTGCGTGGGCATGGCGGTGGGAGGAGGTGTAAGGAGATTGGAGGAGTAAAGGAGTAAAGAATGTCTTGTTGGAGCCGGAAGCGTCAGCCGCTACTTCATGTTCGCGCGGACCCAATCCTGGAACTCGAGCACGATGGACGTGTCGTCAATCTGCCCGCGCTTTTTCAACAGATCGTTGATCACCTGCGAACTGAGCTTGGGAAACGACAGACTAAACGGAATTGGCAGATACTCGGCATCATGGCGGCCAAGGAATGTGATCGCTCCGCTGGAGTGCCGCCAAATCTCCGGTACCATCATCGCCGCATACGTGGGCATGCGTTTCGACGAATTGCTTGTCACATCAATCTCAACGACCAAGTCCGGCGGCGGGTCACGCTGTGGATCGTAGTCTTCCTGTTCGCGAACTGCCCGCTCGTTGGCAATGTAGTACGCTTCGTCCGGCTCAACTCCGCAATCATCCGCTTCCGCAGTCAAAGTAGTGGAGCCAATCGCTTGGATTGGCATTCGCAATTCAAGCGACAACGCCCCGATCATGCGAGCAATCAAAGACTTCGTACGATCGTGCCGCTTGAGCGGGGCCATCATTTCTAAGGTTCCCTGCCAATAGGTATGGCGAACGGAGAAATCCCCCAGCGCTTCGAGGAACCGCTCGTAGTCCTTCCACTCCAGCCCGTAAACCACGGCCCGCATCTCCAGCGTGCCGCGATCGTAGGTGTGCCGCAAATGGCATTCGCCGAGCGCGTCGGTGAGCTTCGTGTAGACGTCCCACGGAACGCCGTGAAGGACGACGAATTCGTCGGATGGGGCGTTTGTCGCGGACATATCGACACCTATACCGTTTGCCGTCAAACTGCCGCGGCTGCTTCGTAGAGCGCGGAGTAGTTGATCCAAGCCAGCAGTCCGGTCAACGCGAATATTATAGCGTAAACGTACGGGCGTTCCTTACTGATAATCGCCGCAATCGCCATGACCAAGAACAGCAACGGCGGGCCGTAAAGTGTAAAGAAGTAGAGGGCGTCAATCGGGCTCCAGGCATGAAAGCGATCTTGAAACGAGATGAACACGAGAATCACGTTT
The sequence above is drawn from the Planctomycetia bacterium genome and encodes:
- a CDS encoding TIM barrel protein, whose protein sequence is MPTHTNTFPKLHNAAWPGVVGKGPDSEPAIDLDTMLALTAAAEVDGVKFDGVDLFLFAPHVDIDASDDDLKRLADKVRAHKLVIGSVVAPVWPPTGGGSAMDVGAGRTQFLQQVEKGCRIARYLRELGIRPYGVVRIDSASGVGDWVGDPEGNQQKIAETFRQACKIADEHGERLAAEGEICWGGMHSWRRMVQLLELVDRPKTLGFQADMAHTLLYTLGYNAPEDAILPANYDWKDGAKLDDALKQLTAALRPWTIDFHVAQNDATVHGTGSHDKTGRHCLADDPNGKLDIAKHAGHWLRDEQGQLTKKFRHICWDGCMFPNAVMMKPETWNSILGAMVKVRDAHGWVE
- a CDS encoding Uma2 family endonuclease yields the protein MSATNAPSDEFVVLHGVPWDVYTKLTDALGECHLRHTYDRGTLEMRAVVYGLEWKDYERFLEALGDFSVRHTYWQGTLEMMAPLKRHDRTKSLIARMIGALSLELRMPIQAIGSTTLTAEADDCGVEPDEAYYIANERAVREQEDYDPQRDPPPDLVVEIDVTSNSSKRMPTYAAMMVPEIWRHSSGAITFLGRHDAEYLPIPFSLSFPKLSSQVINDLLKKRGQIDDTSIVLEFQDWVRANMK